CGGGTAATGTCGTGAAGAACGGCCACGGCTCCGCCACCGGGCATCGGAGAGACGTTCACTTCAAAGATACGCCCCGGCAAAAGCGAGGTCGAGCGGCCATCGCTCACCACACGCTGTTCGAGGGCGGTCCGAACGCAATCCAGAATCTCCGGATCGCGGATCGTCTGGACCAGCGCGTGTCCGATACGGATCGCGCTGCTAAAGGAAGCACCTGGAATCAGCTTCTGCATCCGCTGATTGGTCCACTGAATGCGGCCTGCGGGATCGACAGCGACCACCGCATCCTGCATGCTGTCGATCATTGCTTCGAGTTCGTGTCGGCTTTCCGAGGCCTCGCTCAGCGAACGGTTCACCTGATCGGAGGAGACCGAAATGGCACGTGCCAGGCCATCGAAATCGCTGAACGAAGGTGTGATCTCTCCTACCTGGCGCTCTGGAATCGCCGCGGCCGAATTTTGCAGAAGCGTGACGTCTTGCCGAACCGAACGCGCCAGAGAGAAGGCACTGATACCGGCCCATGCGATAACAAGGACACCGGCGATTATCCAGCGGTGCGGGAGCGAGGAGAACCCTGCTAGCGCAACGAATACCAACGCGATCGCGATGCGAAGGAAGACCGAAAGAAAGACACCACGCCTCACGAGCCGCCCCCCTAGGCTTGTGCCGCCTTAGGAATCTCGAATCGATAGCCCGCGCCACGCATGGTCTTCAAATAGCGCGGTGTCTCGGCGTCGGCCTCGATCTTTTCGCGAATACGACGGACGTAAACGTCGACCGAACGAGGCGTCACAAAGCGGGCGTCGCCCCACACCGCGTCCAGAAGATGATCGCGACTAAAAACACGCCCGGGATGACGGGCGAGATAATCGAGAAGCCGAAACTCCGTAGCGGTCGTCGTTACCAGTTCGCCGTTCACGCGAAGCTGCATCGCGCTGGCGTCGATCTCCACATTCTCGAACTTCAGGACCGAAGGGGAACTCGGCCGCTCGAAGCGCCTTAGCACCGCTTTTACCCTGGCGACAAGCTCACGGGTGGCGAAGGGCTTGGTGATGTAATCGTCGGCGCCCATCTCCAGACCGTGGACGCGGTCGTTCTCAGCCGCGCGTGCCGTCAGGAAAATGATCGGAACCACGCTGAGGGTAGGATTCTGACGGAGCCGTCGGCATAGATCGAGACCGTCGCCACCGGGGACCATGATGTCCAACAGAAAAAGTGCAGGCGGCTGCCGTTCAGCATCGGCAAGTATCTGATTGATAGCAAGATAAGGGCGAACTGTAAAACCGGCGCTCTCCAGGTGGTACTGCACCAGGCGGGAGATATCCGCATCGTCTTCCAAAACAAAAATCGTCTGACTCACTTCGTAAACCCCTGTCAACTCGCGACTTGATTAACGTCAGGTTAGCGCACCCCGGACGGGGGATTGCTAACGTACGATGAATCGTCCACAGTAAACCGTATGAAGAGTACGTTCGTATACTCTAGAGTAATTCTACGGGTTGTAGATGGTCAGAACTCCATGAAACAGAACTCCAATCTCGTCCTTTGCGTGGATGACGAACGAATCGGGCTCGAGGTTCGGAAGATTTTGCTGGAACGCGCTGGATACCGAGTGTTGACTGCATCAGATGGACCGACCGGCCTTGCCATCTTCTCAACCGAGCCGGTCGAGGCGGTTGTGTTGGACTACTCCATGCCCGGCATGCACGGCGGCGAAATCGCCATCCAGATGCGTCAGACAAAGCCCCAGGTCCCCATCCTTTTGCTCTCCGCCTACATTGGTCTGGCTCCTGAGGTGACCTCTGTGGTGGATCTCTATATGACTAAGGGAGAAGGTGCGCCTGTTCTTCTGGAAAAACTAGGCAGCCTGCTGCAACCAATCAGTTGATCCAACCCGCGAAGGCAAGGCACGAGATGAGAGGACTGTGAATCTAAGTCAGTTCAATAACATTCTAAGGCAGGTGTTCATATTGCCTGTCGTGGCGTTGCTGGTGGTCGCCGGCGCGCTCTACGTCCAGATCCGTGGATCAAACGTAACGGTTAATTTGATCCAGGAATCTGATGCCCGAATCTCACAGGCGACCCTTCTTTCGAAACTGATTGTGGATGAGGAGTCCGGCCTGCGCGGATACGAAACA
This Tunturibacter gelidoferens DNA region includes the following protein-coding sequences:
- a CDS encoding winged helix-turn-helix domain-containing protein — translated: MSQTIFVLEDDADISRLVQYHLESAGFTVRPYLAINQILADAERQPPALFLLDIMVPGGDGLDLCRRLRQNPTLSVVPIIFLTARAAENDRVHGLEMGADDYITKPFATRELVARVKAVLRRFERPSSPSVLKFENVEIDASAMQLRVNGELVTTTATEFRLLDYLARHPGRVFSRDHLLDAVWGDARFVTPRSVDVYVRRIREKIEADAETPRYLKTMRGAGYRFEIPKAAQA
- a CDS encoding response regulator transcription factor, giving the protein MKQNSNLVLCVDDERIGLEVRKILLERAGYRVLTASDGPTGLAIFSTEPVEAVVLDYSMPGMHGGEIAIQMRQTKPQVPILLLSAYIGLAPEVTSVVDLYMTKGEGAPVLLEKLGSLLQPIS